A single window of Acidimicrobiales bacterium DNA harbors:
- a CDS encoding Trk system potassium transport protein TrkA: MRVVVVGAGEVGSYVAERLANEGHEVSVVEHDEATADAVSRRIDAHVVIGNGALPSVMEAAGCTKADLVVAVTNSDESNLLSAFVAKRLGAKRTVVRIESAELRGRDAEDLRSALGVDEAVDPDEEVARDIGELIEHPGAREVEVLAGGEVVVLGAVLKENSPLVGRSLKEIADEYEPEWEFLFGAITRGRDTVIPRGDYELRAGDMVRVLCRRQARREISRLLGLRAGQMQRVVLLGGGRTAELVAERLSPKGVSDRLLRRREIAIVERDPQRAAYLEHRVEAEVFCGDIADTDVLDQAEISRANIVVALTGEDEANVLACLYAKDAGADETAAVVHRLTLARLLEKAGVDAVLSPRIATANGVLRIVRGEGVAAVATFLEGEAEVLEFAVEPGSPADGKLVSELDLPREVLIGAIVRDGKARIARGRSELRARDHVVVVARPGTAGEVGRLFG, from the coding sequence GTGCGAGTTGTCGTCGTCGGTGCCGGTGAGGTCGGTTCGTACGTGGCGGAGCGCCTCGCGAACGAGGGACACGAAGTGTCTGTGGTCGAGCACGACGAGGCGACGGCCGACGCGGTGTCTCGCCGGATCGACGCCCATGTGGTAATCGGGAACGGCGCTCTCCCGTCGGTGATGGAGGCCGCGGGATGCACGAAGGCGGATCTGGTCGTCGCAGTGACCAACAGCGACGAGTCCAACCTCCTCTCCGCGTTCGTGGCGAAGAGGCTGGGCGCCAAGCGCACGGTCGTGCGGATCGAATCCGCGGAGCTCCGCGGCAGGGACGCGGAGGACCTCCGATCTGCCCTGGGTGTGGACGAAGCCGTGGATCCTGACGAAGAGGTGGCGCGCGACATCGGGGAGTTGATCGAGCACCCCGGAGCGCGCGAGGTCGAGGTGCTCGCCGGTGGTGAAGTGGTCGTTCTCGGAGCGGTGCTGAAGGAGAACTCGCCGCTGGTGGGGCGGAGCCTCAAAGAAATCGCGGACGAGTACGAGCCGGAGTGGGAGTTCCTCTTCGGCGCGATAACCCGGGGTCGCGACACGGTGATACCCCGTGGTGACTACGAGCTGCGGGCGGGCGACATGGTGAGAGTCCTCTGCAGGAGGCAAGCGCGAAGGGAGATCTCCCGGCTGTTGGGGCTGCGGGCGGGTCAGATGCAGCGAGTCGTCCTGCTCGGCGGCGGACGCACGGCAGAGCTCGTCGCTGAGCGGCTCAGCCCGAAGGGTGTGAGCGACCGTCTGCTGAGGAGACGCGAGATCGCGATCGTCGAGCGCGATCCACAGCGCGCCGCGTACCTGGAACACAGAGTCGAAGCGGAGGTGTTCTGCGGAGACATCGCCGACACCGACGTCCTCGACCAGGCCGAGATCTCCAGGGCGAACATCGTCGTCGCCCTCACGGGTGAGGACGAGGCGAATGTCTTGGCGTGCCTGTACGCGAAGGACGCCGGTGCAGACGAGACCGCCGCGGTGGTCCACCGCCTGACGCTCGCCCGGCTGCTGGAGAAGGCGGGGGTGGACGCCGTGCTGTCGCCTCGCATAGCCACTGCGAACGGTGTCCTCAGGATCGTGCGGGGAGAGGGCGTGGCGGCGGTCGCCACGTTCCTCGAAGGCGAGGCGGAGGTGCTCGAGTTCGCAGTGGAGCCGGGGAGTCCGGCCGACGGCAAGCTGGTCAGCGAGCTCGATCTGCCGAGAGAGGTGCTCATCGGCGCCATCGTGCGAGACGGGAAGGCCAGGATCGCCCGCGGCAGGAGCGAATTGCGCGCCAGGGACCACGTGGTGGTAGTCGCGAGGCCGGGGACGGCCGGTGAGGTAGGTCGTCTGTTCGGATGA
- a CDS encoding Trk system potassium transporter TrkH: MERVGRSSELVHRRHGFVESLTGALCGPALVAVGAAMSAAALVDLTGDGGASGELAVVSLATVGAGAFLWWMCRPPEKASRGDAMVAVSVTWLASSAAGALPFLAAGVLTNPDDALFESISGFTATGSTVISPLEGVDRGILFWRQTMQWLGGMGMVLLAVAVLPYLRVGGMELLAAEAPGPEVERLAPRLRDTAIRLWGVYALLTGLVAIGLLAAGTGLFDAVSHAFAALATGGFSPHDASVAYFDSAAVEIVLIFGMVAGGTNFALWASLLAGRPRAMLASGQLRWYLTMLVVVSVLVWMVGGSSTRLRDAVFTVTSLATTTGFATADYTTWSSAAQLLLIGVMLAGSMTGSTSGALKIMRVQVLAGFARRELIRARQPLRVLGLRVDGRPVPEAVVANVVAFVGLYFLTAVVSVVVVTALGSDIVTAIGGVVTTMGGVGPGVGEAGPSVTFEGFTRPARLVLAFDMLLGRLEIVPVLVTVTLLANRLREATGRRR, encoded by the coding sequence GTGGAGCGGGTCGGTCGCAGTTCCGAGCTCGTCCACAGGAGGCACGGGTTCGTCGAGTCTCTCACCGGGGCTCTCTGCGGACCGGCACTGGTGGCCGTCGGCGCAGCGATGTCCGCGGCGGCGCTGGTAGACCTCACAGGCGACGGGGGAGCGTCCGGAGAGCTGGCCGTGGTGTCACTGGCGACGGTCGGGGCCGGCGCCTTCCTCTGGTGGATGTGCCGGCCGCCCGAGAAGGCGTCGCGGGGGGATGCGATGGTGGCCGTGTCTGTCACTTGGCTCGCCTCGTCGGCGGCGGGTGCATTGCCGTTCTTGGCGGCGGGGGTGCTGACGAACCCGGACGACGCCTTGTTCGAGTCCATCTCGGGTTTCACCGCCACGGGTTCGACCGTGATCTCTCCCCTGGAAGGTGTCGACAGAGGAATCCTCTTCTGGCGTCAGACGATGCAGTGGTTGGGCGGCATGGGAATGGTGCTCTTGGCTGTGGCAGTGTTGCCGTATCTGCGTGTCGGCGGGATGGAGCTACTCGCCGCGGAGGCGCCGGGTCCGGAAGTGGAGCGGCTGGCCCCCCGCCTCAGAGACACGGCCATTCGCCTGTGGGGCGTGTACGCGCTTCTCACCGGCTTGGTCGCAATAGGGCTTCTCGCTGCGGGAACGGGTCTGTTCGACGCGGTGAGCCATGCGTTCGCCGCGCTGGCGACGGGTGGTTTCTCCCCACACGACGCGTCGGTCGCGTACTTCGACTCGGCGGCGGTCGAGATCGTGTTGATCTTCGGCATGGTGGCAGGCGGGACGAACTTCGCTCTCTGGGCTTCGTTGTTGGCAGGACGGCCCCGGGCGATGCTCGCCAGCGGTCAGCTCCGCTGGTACCTGACGATGCTGGTAGTGGTCTCGGTGCTCGTGTGGATGGTCGGCGGGTCGTCGACTCGGCTCCGCGATGCCGTGTTCACCGTCACGTCACTGGCGACTACCACGGGGTTCGCGACGGCCGACTACACGACGTGGTCTTCGGCGGCCCAGCTGCTGTTGATCGGTGTGATGCTCGCAGGGAGCATGACCGGCTCCACGTCCGGGGCCTTGAAGATCATGCGGGTGCAGGTTCTGGCGGGCTTTGCCCGAAGGGAGCTCATCAGAGCCCGACAGCCTCTGCGCGTGCTCGGGCTGCGGGTCGACGGCAGGCCCGTCCCCGAAGCCGTGGTCGCGAACGTCGTCGCGTTCGTGGGTCTCTACTTCTTGACCGCCGTCGTGTCGGTAGTCGTCGTCACCGCCCTCGGGTCCGACATAGTCACTGCGATCGGAGGAGTGGTGACCACCATGGGAGGGGTCGGACCGGGTGTGGGTGAAGCGGGGCCGTCGGTGACCTTCGAGGGCTTCACGCGACCCGCACGGCTCGTGCTGGCCTTCGACATGCTGCTAGGGCGGCTGGAGATCGTCCCGGTCCTCGTGACCGTCACCCTCCTGGCGAATCGACTGCGCGAAGCCACCGGGAGGCGGCGCTGA
- the trkH gene encoding Trk system potassium uptake protein has product MRVGRGKGLEAGAWLLSRVSVACAVTLTVCGWVAWTSREGTASRFGLLALGCLVTAAVAGRSGPDWRSVRPGDLLTAAILAACGGIAISTCVYVVVGFDGGLVGAFFESVAGVTTTATSVASDPEALGRGVLLWRAATQWLGGLGYLLLVVLVIPFLGLGDAPRRKVGAVAAGLIPGSKRARRLALTYGAAYSVLTLAGAVVFRIVGMGTFDAITYAATTISSGGFGNHAGSFGHFRDPAIEWAGAGGMLLAGMSMPLLVATFRGERSLLRSVELRAYLGIVVVSTLLVAGWRSTGNFDVDTVRSSAVAVTSMVSTTGHYAQSWGGWPESAQLVLLLLAGLGSMAGSVGGGFRIRRAMVVTRLVSRDVRKAIHPRRVVSVSVGEDVIGEELGSRIAGFQAMLLVVTSMTAFALAVAGADLLTSVSGAVSAVSTTGVGLGDLAPGRGGVGSLSWPGLLAIAAAAFVGRLEMYPVFGALVSAWVAVGRLARGVVARALAGLG; this is encoded by the coding sequence ATGAGGGTCGGGCGCGGGAAGGGCCTCGAGGCCGGTGCGTGGCTGCTCTCCAGGGTGTCTGTCGCCTGCGCGGTGACGCTCACCGTCTGCGGGTGGGTCGCGTGGACCTCCCGAGAGGGAACGGCGAGCCGCTTCGGGCTCCTGGCGCTGGGGTGCCTCGTCACTGCTGCCGTGGCCGGACGCTCCGGGCCCGATTGGCGCTCGGTCAGACCAGGCGACTTGTTGACTGCTGCGATTCTCGCCGCCTGCGGAGGGATCGCGATCTCGACCTGTGTGTACGTGGTCGTCGGGTTCGATGGGGGGTTGGTGGGTGCGTTCTTCGAGTCGGTGGCAGGAGTCACGACCACGGCCACGTCTGTGGCATCCGATCCCGAGGCCCTCGGGCGCGGGGTGTTGTTGTGGCGAGCAGCCACCCAATGGCTGGGAGGTCTCGGCTACCTGCTGCTGGTCGTCCTGGTCATACCGTTCCTGGGCCTCGGCGACGCGCCACGGCGCAAAGTCGGCGCGGTGGCAGCGGGTCTGATCCCGGGTTCCAAGAGGGCGCGTCGGCTGGCTCTCACATACGGCGCCGCGTACTCGGTGCTGACACTCGCCGGGGCCGTCGTGTTCAGGATCGTCGGTATGGGCACCTTCGACGCGATCACGTACGCCGCCACGACTATCTCGAGCGGTGGATTCGGGAACCACGCGGGGTCGTTCGGTCATTTCCGGGACCCGGCGATCGAATGGGCCGGAGCGGGCGGGATGCTGTTGGCAGGCATGTCGATGCCTCTGCTGGTGGCCACCTTCAGGGGGGAGCGCAGCCTCCTGCGCTCGGTCGAGCTGCGGGCTTACCTGGGGATAGTCGTCGTCTCTACTCTGCTCGTCGCCGGTTGGCGGAGCACGGGAAACTTCGACGTCGACACCGTCCGCTCGTCTGCCGTCGCGGTCACCTCCATGGTCTCCACGACAGGCCACTACGCGCAGTCGTGGGGGGGATGGCCGGAGTCCGCCCAACTGGTACTCCTGCTCCTCGCCGGTCTGGGGTCGATGGCCGGATCGGTGGGCGGCGGGTTCAGGATCCGCCGAGCCATGGTGGTGACGCGGCTCGTGTCACGCGACGTACGCAAGGCCATCCATCCCCGGCGTGTCGTGTCGGTGAGCGTGGGGGAAGACGTGATCGGCGAGGAGCTGGGATCGAGAATCGCCGGTTTCCAGGCGATGTTGCTCGTCGTAACGTCGATGACGGCATTCGCGTTGGCGGTCGCCGGAGCTGATCTGCTCACGTCCGTGAGCGGAGCCGTGTCTGCCGTATCCACCACCGGCGTCGGCCTGGGAGATCTGGCCCCCGGACGCGGAGGGGTCGGTTCGTTGTCGTGGCCGGGCCTGCTCGCGATCGCCGCTGCGGCCTTCGTGGGGCGACTGGAGATGTATCCGGTCTTCGGAGCGTTGGTGTCGGCGTGGGTGGCCGTGGGCCGGTTGGCCCGCGGAGTCGTGGCTCGAGCGTTGGCGGGTCTGGGCTGA
- the hppA1 gene encoding putative K(+)-stimulated pyrophosphate-energized sodium pump, with translation MKAAHDIVPYVAAASALAGLLLAAFFYGRVRSADPGDERMVRLMSAIQEGARAFLRREYLSVSVFVVAMAALIIGFLDYGRWGAVAYVTGAVTSALAGFIGMSVATMANARTAKAAMSGPQKALPLAFRGGAVMGFSVAGLGLLGLSLSYLVYVEWLEVSEPFEVLTAFGLGASSIALFARVGGGIYTKAADVGADLVGKVEAGIPEDDPRNPATIADNVGDNVGDVAGMGADLFESYVGSIIAPLALAAFAFDEMGAFGARSILFPLAVAGAGMGASIIGAFFVRTKADASSRDLARALHMGTNVAALLALAAVWALGWLFFEPLRQVENWWGFPLAVTAGLVVGMAIGKVSEVFTSDHYAPVKKIARQSETGPATTVLAGFSVGMLSVAASVILIVIGTGVAYWAANEAVPDNDLTGIYGIAVAAIGMLATTGVVVSVDAYGPIADNAGGIAEMAHLPPEVRDVTDSLDALGNTTAAVAKGFAIGSAGLTALALFKAFEQAIVDASGGRVQVDLSVGQIDTFIGLFLGAMLPFLFAALTVDAVGRAANKMIEEVRRQFREIPGLREGREDAKAEYGRCVDISTQAALKEMIVPGTIAVAAPLVLGFVSVDALGGFLAGALVAGFALAIFMANSGGAWDNAKKYIEAGSHGGKGSDPHKAAVVGDTVGDPFKDTAGPSMNILIKVMTIVSLIFASAFV, from the coding sequence TTGAAAGCAGCACACGACATCGTTCCCTACGTGGCCGCGGCGTCCGCCTTGGCGGGCCTGCTGCTCGCAGCGTTCTTCTACGGGCGCGTGCGCTCTGCCGATCCCGGCGACGAGCGGATGGTCCGCCTGATGTCGGCGATCCAGGAGGGCGCTCGTGCGTTCCTCCGGCGCGAGTACCTGTCGGTGAGCGTCTTCGTAGTGGCCATGGCCGCACTGATCATCGGCTTCCTCGACTACGGAAGATGGGGTGCGGTCGCGTACGTGACCGGAGCGGTGACGTCGGCCCTGGCGGGGTTCATCGGCATGTCCGTGGCCACGATGGCCAACGCCCGTACCGCGAAGGCCGCGATGAGCGGCCCACAGAAGGCTCTGCCTCTCGCGTTCAGGGGTGGAGCGGTCATGGGCTTCTCGGTAGCCGGCCTGGGCCTGTTGGGACTGTCGTTGTCCTATCTCGTATACGTCGAGTGGCTGGAGGTCTCCGAGCCGTTCGAGGTGCTCACGGCTTTCGGGCTCGGCGCTTCGTCGATCGCACTGTTCGCGAGGGTCGGCGGCGGTATCTACACGAAGGCCGCGGACGTCGGCGCAGACCTGGTCGGAAAGGTCGAAGCCGGCATCCCGGAGGACGACCCCCGTAACCCTGCGACGATCGCCGACAACGTCGGTGACAACGTCGGGGACGTCGCCGGCATGGGCGCGGACCTGTTCGAGAGCTATGTCGGATCGATCATCGCTCCTCTGGCGCTCGCCGCTTTCGCCTTCGACGAGATGGGGGCCTTCGGCGCCCGCTCGATCCTCTTTCCACTCGCCGTGGCGGGTGCCGGCATGGGGGCCTCGATAATCGGGGCGTTCTTCGTGAGGACCAAGGCCGATGCGAGCTCGAGAGACCTGGCCCGTGCCTTGCACATGGGGACGAACGTCGCCGCCCTGTTGGCCCTGGCTGCCGTCTGGGCCCTGGGTTGGTTGTTCTTCGAACCCTTGCGACAGGTGGAGAATTGGTGGGGCTTCCCGCTGGCCGTGACGGCAGGTCTCGTCGTCGGCATGGCGATAGGCAAGGTCTCCGAGGTCTTCACGTCCGACCACTACGCGCCGGTGAAGAAGATCGCCCGCCAGTCGGAAACCGGCCCGGCGACCACGGTCCTCGCCGGTTTCTCCGTGGGGATGCTGTCCGTCGCGGCGTCCGTGATCCTGATCGTCATCGGGACCGGCGTCGCCTACTGGGCCGCCAACGAGGCCGTCCCCGACAACGACCTCACCGGCATATACGGCATCGCCGTGGCAGCGATCGGAATGCTGGCGACCACCGGAGTGGTGGTGTCGGTGGACGCATACGGCCCGATCGCCGACAACGCCGGCGGCATAGCCGAGATGGCACACCTACCACCCGAGGTGCGAGACGTAACCGACTCGTTGGACGCGCTCGGAAACACCACCGCCGCCGTGGCCAAGGGATTCGCCATCGGGTCGGCGGGACTGACGGCACTGGCACTGTTCAAGGCGTTCGAACAGGCGATCGTCGATGCGAGTGGCGGCAGGGTGCAAGTGGATCTCTCGGTCGGCCAGATCGACACGTTCATCGGACTCTTCCTCGGTGCGATGCTCCCCTTCCTGTTCGCCGCTCTCACCGTCGACGCCGTCGGTCGCGCCGCGAACAAGATGATCGAGGAAGTGAGACGCCAGTTCCGGGAGATCCCCGGACTTCGAGAGGGCCGGGAAGACGCCAAGGCGGAATATGGGCGCTGCGTGGACATCTCCACTCAAGCCGCACTCAAGGAGATGATCGTCCCGGGCACCATCGCCGTGGCGGCCCCGCTGGTGCTCGGGTTCGTGTCCGTGGACGCCCTGGGCGGTTTCTTGGCCGGCGCCCTGGTGGCCGGCTTCGCCCTCGCCATATTCATGGCCAACTCTGGCGGGGCATGGGACAACGCGAAGAAGTACATAGAAGCCGGAAGTCACGGAGGCAAGGGGTCGGATCCTCACAAGGCGGCAGTGGTGGGCGACACCGTCGGCGACCCGTTCAAGGACACGGCCGGACCGTCCATGAACATCCTCATCAAGGTGATGACGATCGTGTCACTGATCTTCGCATCTGCCTTCGTCTGA
- a CDS encoding glutamine--scyllo-inositol aminotransferase: MGEQAHVEVPFVDLGRLHRLIESELTAAFRHCLEESVFVGGDPVREFELSFARRCGREYAVSCNSGTDALVLALRALGVGPGHEVVVPALTFVATAEAVVLAGAEPVLADVDPTTLLLTPESSKQAITRRTKAVIPVHLYGHMVPVEHLEWWREKGLLVVEDAAQAHFARDGGTVVGSVGDAACFSFYPGKNLGALGDGGLVVFERDDDAELARRLRDHGSSEKFHHPIPGMCSRLDSIQAAMLSVKLRHVDEWTARRRSAAERYAARLGSLLVPWRPGDVHHLLVARVPDRDRVRRKLAERGIETSVHYPFALSQQPWLAQGSTCPAAESAASEVISLPMHSLIEDREIDIVCEALEEILTQVA; this comes from the coding sequence ATGGGTGAGCAAGCGCACGTCGAGGTTCCTTTCGTCGACCTCGGGCGCTTGCATCGGCTCATCGAGTCGGAGCTGACTGCGGCGTTCAGACACTGCCTCGAGGAGTCGGTCTTCGTCGGTGGTGACCCGGTCCGCGAGTTCGAACTCTCGTTCGCGCGGCGCTGTGGCCGTGAATACGCCGTGTCGTGCAACTCGGGTACGGACGCCCTCGTGCTGGCGCTGAGAGCCTTGGGTGTGGGACCGGGGCACGAGGTGGTGGTACCGGCCCTCACGTTCGTCGCCACTGCCGAGGCGGTGGTCCTGGCCGGTGCGGAGCCGGTCCTCGCAGACGTGGACCCGACGACGCTTCTGCTCACACCGGAATCGAGCAAGCAGGCGATCACCCGGCGTACGAAGGCAGTGATCCCGGTCCATCTCTACGGACACATGGTCCCCGTCGAGCATCTCGAATGGTGGCGTGAGAAAGGGTTGCTGGTCGTGGAAGACGCCGCGCAGGCGCATTTCGCCCGCGACGGGGGAACCGTCGTCGGCTCGGTCGGAGACGCTGCGTGCTTCTCCTTCTATCCGGGGAAGAACCTCGGGGCATTGGGAGACGGGGGTCTGGTCGTCTTCGAGAGAGACGACGACGCCGAGTTGGCACGACGACTCCGCGACCACGGCAGCAGCGAGAAATTCCACCATCCGATCCCCGGCATGTGCTCGCGTCTGGACAGCATCCAGGCCGCGATGCTCTCGGTGAAACTCCGCCACGTAGATGAATGGACCGCCCGGCGACGAAGTGCGGCCGAACGCTACGCGGCCCGACTCGGGTCGCTTCTCGTGCCCTGGCGACCGGGCGACGTGCACCATCTCCTCGTCGCCAGGGTCCCCGACCGGGACCGGGTACGCAGGAAACTGGCAGAGCGCGGGATCGAGACCTCGGTTCACTACCCTTTCGCACTCTCGCAGCAGCCGTGGCTGGCCCAGGGATCGACCTGTCCGGCGGCAGAGAGCGCAGCGTCGGAGGTGATCTCGCTTCCCATGCACTCGCTGATCGAGGACCGCGAAATCGACATCGTGTGCGAGGCACTCGAAGAGATCTTGACCCAGGTGGCATGA
- the apeB gene encoding putative M18 family aminopeptidase 2 — protein sequence MPDPEEHNTQGPDPADDLIRFVDASPSPYHAAAECSRRLTSSGFALLDETETWSELPDRGFVVRGATLCVWHLPAGKPPRRLVLLGAHTDSPCLRVKPRPERISAGVTQLGVEVYGSPILASWFDRDLGIAGRVMLADRAGPVLVQSRDPICRVPHLAIHLDRSIDQEGFRPDRQRDLPAVWSIGDADTPSLREWVAEQVRCEPDAVTSWDLVLFDFEPGRRLGRDRSIVSAARIDNLASCHAIVEVMGALAAQGSAEAGVGVMAILFDHEEVGSTTYTGAAGATPRELVHRVLEARGTNAEERRALLARSHFVSVDGAHATHPNRPERHDPQHPIRLGGGPVVKWNANARYATDAESAAFFIHACKRAGIPCQEFVMRSDLPCGTTIGPLVAASLGVRTVDVGLPQLSMHSIREMCAAEDVELLRRALLACTDAHD from the coding sequence ATGCCCGACCCGGAGGAGCACAACACGCAAGGACCTGATCCGGCAGACGACCTGATCCGATTCGTCGACGCCTCTCCAAGCCCCTATCACGCGGCTGCGGAATGCTCGAGAAGGCTCACGTCGTCAGGTTTTGCTCTGCTCGACGAGACCGAGACCTGGAGCGAACTCCCGGACCGAGGTTTCGTCGTGCGCGGCGCGACCTTGTGTGTGTGGCATCTTCCTGCAGGCAAGCCACCACGACGCCTCGTCCTCCTGGGCGCCCACACCGACAGTCCTTGCCTGCGCGTAAAGCCTCGGCCGGAGCGGATCTCTGCTGGTGTCACGCAGCTGGGCGTCGAGGTCTACGGCTCACCCATCCTGGCTTCGTGGTTCGACCGCGACCTGGGTATCGCAGGACGAGTGATGCTCGCCGACCGGGCCGGCCCGGTCCTGGTACAGAGCAGAGACCCGATCTGCCGCGTCCCTCACCTGGCCATACACCTCGATCGCAGCATCGACCAGGAAGGTTTCAGGCCCGATCGTCAGAGGGACCTCCCCGCGGTCTGGTCCATCGGTGACGCGGACACACCGAGCCTGCGGGAATGGGTCGCCGAACAGGTCAGGTGCGAACCCGATGCCGTGACGTCCTGGGATCTCGTGCTGTTCGACTTCGAACCCGGCAGACGCCTCGGGCGGGACCGGTCCATCGTCTCTGCCGCCCGGATCGACAACCTCGCATCGTGTCACGCGATCGTCGAGGTGATGGGCGCGCTCGCGGCCCAAGGGTCTGCCGAAGCCGGCGTGGGGGTGATGGCCATCCTCTTCGACCACGAGGAGGTCGGTTCGACGACCTACACGGGTGCCGCGGGCGCCACGCCGCGCGAACTCGTCCACCGCGTCCTCGAAGCCCGTGGGACGAACGCTGAAGAACGCCGCGCCCTGCTCGCCAGGTCACACTTCGTGTCGGTCGACGGTGCCCACGCCACACATCCGAACAGGCCGGAACGCCACGACCCCCAGCATCCGATCCGTCTGGGAGGCGGACCCGTCGTCAAATGGAACGCCAACGCCCGCTACGCCACCGATGCCGAGTCCGCCGCGTTCTTCATCCACGCATGCAAGAGGGCCGGCATCCCGTGTCAGGAGTTCGTCATGCGCTCCGACCTGCCGTGCGGCACCACGATCGGACCGCTCGTCGCAGCGTCCCTCGGCGTACGCACAGTGGACGTCGGACTTCCGCAGCTTTCCATGCACTCCATTCGAGAAATGTGTGCCGCAGAGGACGTAGAGCTCTTGCGGCGCGCGCTGCTGGCGTGCACCGACGCCCACGACTGA